Sequence from the Fusobacterium periodonticum 1_1_41FAA genome:
TATTCTCTTACTTCTTAATTTTCTATGATAAGTTACTCCAAATCTATGTGCCTCATCTCTAACTCTTTGAAATATTTTTAAAGCTTCCATATCTTTACTTAAAACATAAGGTTCAGGTTCTCCATATTTATATATTTCTTCATTTCTTTCAGCCAAACTTAAAAGTTCACTTAAATGTAGCTTACCTAATTTTTTTAAAATCTCAGCAGCAGCATTTATTTGCCCAAGACCACCATCAATTAATATTACATCAGGAAAATCTATATCAGCTAGTTTAGAATATCTTCTTTCTATAACTTCTCTCATCATAGAGAAATCGTCAGGAGTATCCTTACATCTGATTTTAAATTTTCTATATTCTTTTTTGGCAGCTCTACCTTCAATAGAAACACTCATTGAGGCAACAGCATCCTTACCTTGAATATTTGATATATCAAAACATTCAATTTTTCTAGGAAATCTTTTTAAATTTAAGATATCATGTAAATCCTTAATTCCCTTTTCAATAGTATCTTTTTTAGAAAAATAGCTTTCTATATCTCTTTCTAAGTTTTTATATGCCATTTCAAGTAAGTCTTTTCTTCTACTTTTTATCTTAGGAAAATGAAATTCTTTTTTCTTAGAAACTTCTAGTGTTAATGCTTCAACAACAATAGCTAACTCATTTTCATACTCGGCATCTAAAACCAAACTTTTAGGTAAAATATGTTTTGAGTAGTAGGACATGAATATTGCTTCAAAGACATTATCTGTAATTTTATTTTTTAAATCTAAAGAAGTTGAAGTTTTTCCTAAAATTTTTCCATCTCTCATATTTAAAACACAGATAAAAGTTTTATCTAAAATTGTTTTAAATACAAATATATCTTCATCAAGCTCTCTTTCATATTGTATTATTTGTGAGTTAGCAATATTTTTTAATTCTTTTATCTGTTCTCTATAGATTATTGACTTTTCAAAATCCATTTCTTCAGCCGACTTATTCATAAGAAGGCTTAAGTCAGATATTAATTTTGAACTATTGCCTCTTAATACTTGTTTTAGACTTTCAATATTTTTATTATAATCTTCTTTGATATCTTTATATACACAAGGTCCTGTACAGCTTTTCATATAGTATTTTAAACAAGGTCTTTGAGATTTCTTTTTCATATCTCTATTGCAATCCCTTATTTTAAATAGCTTCATAAGAACAGCTTTAAGTCTCCAAGCTCCATATGGATAAGGACCAAAGTATTCACCTGTCTTTATATCTAATGCTTTTGTTGTTCTGACAATTTTAATACTAGGAAAATCTTCCTTACTTATTTTAATAAAAGGATAAGTTTTTTCATCTTTTAAAAGTATATTATATTTTGGTGAATATTTTTTTATTAAGTTATTTTCTAAAAGTAAGGCATCTATTTCTGTATTTGTAAGAAAAAACTCAATATCTTCAATATTTTTAACAAGTTCATTAGTTTTCTCACTTTCATGAACTCTATTAAAATATGAGCTAACTCTATTTTTAAGGTTTTTAGCCTTTCCTACATAGATAACCTTATTATTTTTTTTCATCAAATATACTCCAGGTGATTCTGGAATATTAAGTTTACCAATGTCCAAGTTCCTTCTCCCTATGACTAGCATAAATATTTATATGACTTAATATCTTACTATTTTTTAAATCTTCAGCTAATTTATTAACAAAGGTTACAGATCTATGTTGTCCACCACTGCAACCTATAGAAATTGTTAAGTGTTTTTTTCCTTCTTTTATATATTGTGGAATTAAAAATTCTATAAGTGGTAGTAATTTAGAATAAAAATCTGTACTTTCTTTTTGTGATAAAACATAGTCTTTAACTTCTTCGTCATAACCATTCATATCTCTTAATTTTTCAATATAATAAGGATTAGGAATAAATCTTACATCAAACATCAAATCACTATCTGTAGGAATACCATATTTATAGCCAAATGATTGAATATGGATATTCATATTTATATCTATATTTAATTCATCTTTCCCAGATAAAAATTTTTTAAATCTTTTTTCTAATTCTACATTTTTAATTTCAGTTGTATCTATTATTAAATCGGCAATCTCTCTTATTGGAAAAAGTACCTCTTTTTCTTTCAAAATACTTTTTAATAAAGTGTTTTCTTTTAATGGATGGGCTCTACGGCTCAAAGTGTATCTTCCTAAAATAATTGCTTCATGTGCTTCAATGAAGATAATATCCATTTTTACACCAGTTTTCTTAATATAGTTAATAAATTTAAAGAAATCTTTTGTATTTTTGAATGTTCTAATATCAATACCTACTGCTAATTTTTCTATCTCTGTATCCAATAGAGATTTTTCAAGCCCTAAAGGTAGATTATCAATAGTGTAATAATTCATATCTTCTAAAATATTTAAAGCAGTTGTTTTTCCTGCACCACTTAAGCCAGTTACAATAATGATATGTTTAGTTTTCAATTTTTTCTCCTCTCTTATTTTGCCACATTACCTGCCACATTCATAATATCCCAAGTAGTTGCAAATGGAGGAGCATATAGAAAATCCATATTAGCTAATTCTTGAGTTGTCATTTTATTCTGTATAGCAACTGCTAAAGAATCGGCTCTTAATGCTGCACCTCTTTTTCCTGCAACTTGTGCTCCCAATAAAATTTTTGTATCAGCATGGTAAATTAATTTTATATATACATCTTCTCCACCAGGATAATATGCTGCATGATCTTCACCACCAACAAAAACAGTCTTATAATTGATATTATTGTCCTTAGCTTCTTGCTCTGTTATACCTGTTCTAGCAGCTTCAAATTCTAAAACTTTTATTCCAGCAGAACCTAGTGTTCCAATAAACTCTTTATTAGCACCTGTTAGGTTTTCTCCAATGAGTCTACCTAATTTATTAGCTGTTGTTGCAAGAGCTATATAGACATTTTTTTCTAAAACTGAATGATAAACTGTTGCACAATCTCCAGCTGCGTACACGTTAGGAATATTAGTTTCTCCAAACCTATCTATTATGATAGCACCATTTTTAAATAATTCAAGCCCTGAATCTTTTAAAAATTCTGTATTAGGTTTAACTCCTGTTGCAACAATTATTAAATTTGCAGTATATTCTTTTTTATCAGTTTTTAAACCTATAACTTTATTTTCAAAAGTTCTAACTTCAATTGGACTTTCATTTAAGTGTAAAGAAATATTTTTATGCTCTCTTATGTGATTCTCTAATAAATCTGTAATTTCTTTATCAAAAGTCTTATTTAAAATTCTAGCTGAATGTTGGAAAATTCTTACATTTTTCCCGAGTTTTAAAGCTGCCTCTGCAATTTCAATTCCTATATATCCTGCACCAATAATAATTATATTTTCATTTTCTTTTTTCATCATTTCTTTTTTTACTTCTAAGCCTTCATTAAAAGTTTTTAAATGATATACTCCTTCAGCATCTAGGTTTTTAATATCTTTCGGACTTGTGGAACTTGCTCCAGTTGCTATAACTAATTCATCATAACTATCTTCAAAAACTTTATTTTCATTCAAGTTTCTAACAAAAACTTTTTTATTTTTAAAATCAATATTTTCAACTTTATGTTTAATTTTTACATTGATTCCTTCTTTTTCAAATTCTTCATAGGTTCTAGCAACCATTAAAGAAGCATTGGGATAGAAATCTCCAACATAATATGGTAGTCCACAAGCTCCCCAAGATATAGCATCTGTCATTTCATAAACAGTTATATCTAAACTTTTATCTATTCTTTTTGCCTTTGAAGCTGCACTCATACCAGCAGCAACTCCTCCAATTATTATAATCTTTTTATTCATAAAACACCTCTTTATAATTTAAATTTTTATAAAGAAATTATACTATTTTTATCAACTTTTGTAAAGAATACAGAAATTTTTTTTATAAAAT
This genomic interval carries:
- the uvrC gene encoding excinuclease ABC subunit UvrC: MDIGKLNIPESPGVYLMKKNNKVIYVGKAKNLKNRVSSYFNRVHESEKTNELVKNIEDIEFFLTNTEIDALLLENNLIKKYSPKYNILLKDEKTYPFIKISKEDFPSIKIVRTTKALDIKTGEYFGPYPYGAWRLKAVLMKLFKIRDCNRDMKKKSQRPCLKYYMKSCTGPCVYKDIKEDYNKNIESLKQVLRGNSSKLISDLSLLMNKSAEEMDFEKSIIYREQIKELKNIANSQIIQYERELDEDIFVFKTILDKTFICVLNMRDGKILGKTSTSLDLKNKITDNVFEAIFMSYYSKHILPKSLVLDAEYENELAIVVEALTLEVSKKKEFHFPKIKSRRKDLLEMAYKNLERDIESYFSKKDTIEKGIKDLHDILNLKRFPRKIECFDISNIQGKDAVASMSVSIEGRAAKKEYRKFKIRCKDTPDDFSMMREVIERRYSKLADIDFPDVILIDGGLGQINAAAEILKKLGKLHLSELLSLAERNEEIYKYGEPEPYVLSKDMEALKIFQRVRDEAHRFGVTYHRKLRSKRIISSELDRIEGIGEVRRKKLLTKFGSVTAIKKASIEELKEIVPEKVALEIKNHIK
- the rapZ gene encoding RNase adapter RapZ produces the protein MKTKHIIIVTGLSGAGKTTALNILEDMNYYTIDNLPLGLEKSLLDTEIEKLAVGIDIRTFKNTKDFFKFINYIKKTGVKMDIIFIEAHEAIILGRYTLSRRAHPLKENTLLKSILKEKEVLFPIREIADLIIDTTEIKNVELEKRFKKFLSGKDELNIDINMNIHIQSFGYKYGIPTDSDLMFDVRFIPNPYYIEKLRDMNGYDEEVKDYVLSQKESTDFYSKLLPLIEFLIPQYIKEGKKHLTISIGCSGGQHRSVTFVNKLAEDLKNSKILSHINIYASHREKELGHW
- a CDS encoding CoA-disulfide reductase, which encodes MNKKIIIIGGVAAGMSAASKAKRIDKSLDITVYEMTDAISWGACGLPYYVGDFYPNASLMVARTYEEFEKEGINVKIKHKVENIDFKNKKVFVRNLNENKVFEDSYDELVIATGASSTSPKDIKNLDAEGVYHLKTFNEGLEVKKEMMKKENENIIIIGAGYIGIEIAEAALKLGKNVRIFQHSARILNKTFDKEITDLLENHIREHKNISLHLNESPIEVRTFENKVIGLKTDKKEYTANLIIVATGVKPNTEFLKDSGLELFKNGAIIIDRFGETNIPNVYAAGDCATVYHSVLEKNVYIALATTANKLGRLIGENLTGANKEFIGTLGSAGIKVLEFEAARTGITEQEAKDNNINYKTVFVGGEDHAAYYPGGEDVYIKLIYHADTKILLGAQVAGKRGAALRADSLAVAIQNKMTTQELANMDFLYAPPFATTWDIMNVAGNVAK